In Geobacter anodireducens, a genomic segment contains:
- a CDS encoding sigma-54-dependent Fis family transcriptional regulator: MGEGIIFADADDRIRYINAAAEEIRGIIAANYLGRSIVSIHSPASEKRIRRLIAGLKGGAIPFSTRVIHVREKIFENSYYPIRNETGTYEGTLLISRDITEKEHLKEENISLREQVRADFSCGGMIGKSHAMEPVFHMIRATAALDSTILISGESGTGKELVACAIHQMSPRHKNSFVKVNCAALPETLLESELFGHERGAFTGAVRERKGKFEQAHRGTIFLDEIGEMPLAAQAKLLRVIQGKTLERIGGNREIAVDVRIIAATNKDLRREVERGTFREDLFYRLNVIPVHLPPLRERREDILPLAEHFLAVYAERMCKPVRTIDPEARKALLNYDYPGNVRELENALERGVALSLGETVTLADLAPYFMTGAPAAPTRPAPAATLSRAVSDAEQEAIREALRATGNRKGVAAQLLGISRKTLWEKLKQMDPM; encoded by the coding sequence ATGGGCGAAGGGATCATCTTCGCCGACGCCGACGACAGAATCCGCTACATTAACGCGGCTGCCGAAGAAATCCGGGGGATCATCGCCGCCAACTATCTGGGGCGCAGCATCGTTTCCATTCACTCACCCGCGTCCGAAAAGCGCATCCGCCGCCTCATCGCCGGGCTGAAGGGTGGTGCCATCCCCTTTTCCACCCGCGTGATCCACGTCAGGGAAAAAATCTTCGAAAACAGCTACTACCCCATCAGAAACGAGACCGGGACCTACGAGGGCACCCTCCTCATCTCGCGAGACATCACCGAGAAGGAGCACCTCAAGGAAGAAAATATCTCTTTGAGGGAGCAGGTGCGGGCCGATTTCTCCTGCGGCGGCATGATCGGAAAAAGTCACGCCATGGAACCGGTATTCCACATGATCAGGGCCACGGCAGCCCTCGACTCAACCATTCTCATCTCCGGCGAGAGCGGCACGGGCAAGGAGCTGGTGGCCTGCGCCATCCACCAGATGAGCCCGCGTCACAAGAACTCCTTCGTCAAGGTGAACTGTGCCGCCCTGCCGGAGACGCTCCTGGAGTCGGAGCTTTTCGGCCATGAGCGGGGTGCGTTCACGGGAGCGGTGCGGGAACGCAAGGGGAAATTCGAACAGGCTCACCGGGGAACCATTTTTCTCGACGAAATCGGCGAGATGCCCCTGGCCGCCCAGGCGAAGCTGTTGCGGGTAATCCAGGGAAAGACCCTGGAGCGGATCGGCGGCAACCGCGAGATCGCCGTGGATGTGCGGATCATTGCCGCCACCAACAAGGATCTGCGCAGGGAAGTCGAGCGCGGCACCTTCCGGGAAGACCTCTTTTACCGCCTCAACGTCATCCCGGTCCATCTGCCGCCGCTCCGGGAACGCCGCGAAGACATCCTCCCCCTGGCCGAGCACTTTCTGGCCGTCTATGCCGAACGGATGTGCAAGCCTGTCCGAACCATCGATCCTGAGGCCCGCAAGGCGCTCCTGAACTACGACTATCCCGGAAACGTCCGGGAGTTGGAGAATGCCCTTGAGCGGGGCGTTGCCCTGTCGCTGGGCGAGACGGTCACCCTGGCCGATCTGGCCCCCTACTTCATGACAGGTGCACCTGCGGCGCCGACACGCCCCGCTCCGGCGGCGACCCTTTCCCGGGCAGTATCCGACGCCGAGCAGGAGGCCATCCGCGAAGCACTGCGGGCAACCGGCAACCGCAAAGGAGTGGCGGCACAACTCCTCGGCATCTCCCGCAAGACCCTCTGGGAAAAACTGAAACAGATGGACCCCATGTAA
- a CDS encoding outer membrane beta-barrel domain-containing protein, which yields MKQRIVPGLLALAAIAVTAAPGLAENRSGAGYISPFVGGYTFDGAQHLKTRPTFGLRGGYNLDKNWAAELLFGYVPTKQSRGQGNDVDAYRYGLDVLYNFMPDSALVPFLAVGGGASTIDHPEGVSDEHEQYVNYGGGLKYFVTDSFALRGDVRHIYMLGPENHNFEYTLGLSYFFGGERPAPAKVAALPEPPKAVEPPPPAPAPKKEMVPPPPPPAPKDTDGDGVIDELDKCPDTPAGVKVDSVGCPLDTDKDGVYDYLDKCPDTPAGVKVDSVGCPLDTDGDGVYDYLDKCPDTPRDLAVDAKGCPERVCITLGVQFDTDKAVVKPQYHDEIKKAADFLKEYPEATAVIEGHTDSVGSDGYNQKLSERRAKAVMKYLVDKFGINAKRLSAKGFGESKPIADNATEEGRYKNRRVVATIDCGMKKRR from the coding sequence ATGAAGCAACGAATCGTGCCCGGACTGCTTGCCCTGGCCGCAATAGCCGTCACGGCCGCGCCAGGACTCGCCGAAAACAGGAGCGGAGCAGGGTACATCTCTCCCTTTGTGGGCGGCTACACGTTTGACGGCGCACAGCACCTGAAAACCCGTCCGACTTTCGGCCTTAGAGGCGGCTACAACCTGGACAAGAACTGGGCCGCCGAACTGCTCTTCGGCTATGTTCCCACCAAGCAGAGCAGGGGGCAGGGAAATGACGTGGACGCCTACCGTTACGGTCTCGACGTCCTCTATAACTTCATGCCCGACAGCGCCCTGGTGCCGTTCCTCGCCGTAGGCGGCGGCGCTTCCACCATAGACCATCCAGAAGGGGTGAGCGACGAGCATGAGCAGTATGTGAACTACGGCGGCGGCCTCAAATACTTCGTGACCGACAGTTTCGCACTTCGTGGCGACGTGCGGCACATCTACATGCTTGGCCCCGAAAACCACAACTTCGAATACACGCTTGGACTCAGCTACTTCTTCGGGGGCGAGCGTCCCGCCCCGGCCAAGGTCGCAGCGCTCCCCGAACCGCCAAAGGCCGTTGAGCCGCCGCCTCCGGCCCCGGCGCCCAAGAAAGAGATGGTACCGCCTCCTCCGCCTCCTGCGCCCAAGGACACGGACGGCGACGGGGTCATTGATGAGCTTGACAAGTGCCCCGATACCCCCGCAGGCGTGAAGGTGGACAGCGTTGGTTGCCCCCTCGACACGGACAAGGACGGCGTCTACGATTACCTTGACAAGTGCCCCGACACCCCTGCCGGCGTGAAGGTGGACAGCGTCGGTTGCCCTCTCGATACTGACGGCGACGGCGTCTATGACTATCTGGACAAGTGCCCCGATACGCCCAGGGACTTGGCGGTCGACGCCAAAGGATGCCCCGAGCGCGTCTGTATCACTCTCGGCGTTCAGTTCGACACCGACAAGGCCGTGGTCAAGCCCCAGTACCATGACGAGATCAAGAAGGCCGCCGACTTCCTGAAGGAGTACCCCGAGGCGACCGCCGTCATTGAAGGGCACACCGACAGCGTCGGGAGCGATGGCTACAACCAGAAGCTTTCGGAGCGGCGCGCCAAGGCGGTCATGAAGTATCTGGTCGACAAATTCGGCATCAACGCCAAGCGCCTTTCGGCCAAGGGCTTCGGTGAGTCAAAGCCGATCGCCGACAATGCCACCGAGGAAGGGCGGTACAAGAACCGCCGGGTTGTGGCGACCATCGACTGCGGTATGAAGAAGAGACGGTGA
- a CDS encoding histidine kinase has protein sequence MHRSNIVSYSYLILALLMAVTGLSLWFNLRLASEHYEELAAQMGRSILRTIIATRQWNAEHGGFFLPISDAIRPNPYLMKDPQRDVETTDGLKLTRINPAYMTRLLGEELRRIQDVSVHITSSDPMNPANRTDEWEEHALLGFAGGKAETWSVERARNGKVFRFMASLKSDAACFRCHEMTERHRPGSILGGISVSFPYTPFGQTLAVVRAQIVLIHSLFFVLTTAVLVFFSRVNGELKREVAERSQAEEHARRVNAELEQRVAERTAELEEANRELETFSYSVSHDLRTPLTSIYGFGRILLDDYGARLDDTGRSYVERILTAGKRMNRLIESLLGLARLGREEIRREPIDLSHMALMVIEEFRFRLPERNVTVAIADGVVVNGDRRLMRVVIENLVGNAWKYTGDKETAVIEFGRCELGGETAHYIRDNGAGFDMSRAHRLFIPFERLHSASEFEGSGIGLATVRRIIERHGGKVWAEAKVGEGATFYFTVP, from the coding sequence ATGCATCGCAGCAACATCGTTTCATACAGTTATCTGATCCTCGCCCTTCTCATGGCAGTGACAGGCCTCTCCCTCTGGTTCAACCTCCGCCTGGCATCCGAGCACTATGAAGAGCTCGCGGCACAAATGGGACGTTCCATCCTGCGCACGATCATCGCCACCCGGCAGTGGAATGCAGAGCATGGCGGTTTCTTCCTGCCCATATCCGACGCGATTCGTCCCAACCCCTACCTGATGAAAGACCCCCAGCGCGACGTGGAGACCACGGACGGCCTGAAACTGACCAGGATCAACCCGGCCTACATGACCCGGCTCCTGGGGGAAGAACTGCGCAGGATTCAGGATGTGTCGGTCCATATCACCAGCAGCGACCCCATGAATCCGGCAAACCGCACTGACGAGTGGGAAGAGCACGCACTGCTCGGCTTCGCGGGAGGAAAAGCCGAGACCTGGTCAGTGGAGCGTGCCCGTAACGGTAAGGTTTTCAGGTTCATGGCATCCCTCAAGTCGGATGCGGCCTGCTTCCGTTGCCATGAGATGACGGAGCGCCACCGCCCCGGTTCAATTCTGGGAGGAATCAGCGTCTCGTTCCCCTATACTCCGTTCGGGCAGACTCTGGCAGTGGTGCGGGCCCAAATCGTTCTCATCCATTCTCTCTTTTTTGTCCTGACCACGGCCGTTCTCGTTTTTTTCAGCCGCGTGAACGGTGAGCTCAAGCGCGAGGTTGCCGAACGAAGCCAGGCCGAAGAGCACGCCCGGCGGGTCAATGCCGAACTGGAACAGCGGGTCGCAGAGCGTACCGCGGAGCTGGAGGAGGCGAATCGCGAGCTCGAAACCTTCAGCTACTCGGTCTCCCATGATCTGCGCACCCCCCTTACCTCCATCTACGGGTTCGGCAGGATCCTGCTGGACGACTACGGTGCGCGACTCGACGACACGGGACGTAGCTATGTGGAACGGATTCTGACGGCTGGCAAGCGGATGAACCGGCTCATCGAATCGTTGCTCGGCCTCGCTCGACTCGGGCGGGAAGAAATCCGACGCGAGCCGATTGATCTTTCTCATATGGCCTTGATGGTCATTGAGGAATTCCGGTTTCGTCTCCCTGAACGGAACGTGACGGTGGCTATTGCGGATGGTGTCGTAGTGAATGGCGACCGGAGGTTGATGAGGGTGGTGATCGAAAACCTGGTGGGCAATGCCTGGAAGTATACGGGAGACAAAGAGACGGCCGTGATCGAGTTCGGGAGGTGCGAGCTCGGAGGAGAGACGGCCCACTATATCCGCGACAATGGGGCCGGATTCGACATGTCACGCGCCCATCGGCTCTTCATCCCCTTTGAGCGGCTCCATTCCGCCAGCGAGTTCGAGGGAAGCGGCATCGGCCTCGCCACGGTCCGCCGCATCATCGAGCGTCATGGAGGAAAGGTCTGGGCGGAAGCCAAGGTCGGGGAAGGGGCGACATTTTATTTTACTGTGCCGTAA
- a CDS encoding NADH-quinone oxidoreductase subunit N, whose product METIVLPVINLAPIMPEVILAIFGMALLLVNVFVPSEQKAYLGYLSLVGIIAAGVATIGGWGVSLDAFSGSVVQDNFALFFKGIFLLSAGLTVLISDHYMKREGCNQGELYPLILFATMGMMLMASGTDLMTVFLGLEVLSVSLYVLAGFNRANLKSNEAGLKYFLLGAFSTGFLLYGMALTYGATGTTKIPKIAEFVAFNGMVAQSPMFYIGMLLMASGFAFKIAAAPFHMWTPDVYEGAPTPMTAFMSAGPKAAGFAAFMRVLIIAFPSLKADWSDLLWILAVLTMTVGNLIALNQDNIKRMLAYSSIAHAGYALVGFTAGNAEGSAGIMFYMLSYAFMNIGAFAIIILVGKKGEENNNVADYAGFATKHPVLALAMSIFLFSLAGMPPTAGFIGKFYLFSGAIKAGYIWLAIIGVLNSAASVYYYLRVMVYMYMKNPTEEFDWMTLSPAVMLCILIAVVGVLVPGVVPSYLLELAQKAVLL is encoded by the coding sequence ATGGAAACAATCGTACTCCCAGTCATTAACCTCGCCCCCATCATGCCCGAGGTCATACTTGCGATCTTCGGCATGGCGTTGCTCCTCGTGAATGTGTTTGTACCGAGCGAGCAAAAGGCCTATCTGGGATACCTGAGCCTTGTAGGCATCATCGCGGCCGGCGTAGCAACCATCGGGGGATGGGGAGTGTCCCTTGACGCGTTCAGCGGCTCCGTCGTGCAGGATAATTTCGCTCTCTTCTTCAAGGGGATATTCCTGCTATCGGCCGGGTTGACGGTACTGATCTCCGACCACTACATGAAGCGCGAAGGGTGCAATCAGGGGGAGCTTTATCCATTGATCCTTTTCGCGACCATGGGAATGATGCTCATGGCATCCGGAACGGATCTCATGACGGTATTCCTCGGTCTTGAAGTGCTGTCAGTCTCGCTGTATGTCCTTGCAGGATTTAATCGTGCCAATCTCAAGTCGAATGAGGCAGGGCTCAAGTACTTTCTTCTCGGTGCATTTTCGACAGGCTTTCTTCTCTATGGCATGGCATTGACCTATGGGGCAACAGGGACGACCAAGATCCCTAAGATTGCAGAATTCGTTGCGTTCAACGGCATGGTGGCCCAATCCCCCATGTTCTACATAGGCATGCTCCTCATGGCGTCCGGTTTCGCGTTCAAGATCGCTGCCGCGCCCTTCCATATGTGGACTCCTGATGTCTATGAAGGCGCTCCGACACCGATGACCGCCTTTATGTCCGCAGGCCCCAAAGCAGCCGGTTTCGCTGCATTCATGCGGGTTCTGATCATCGCGTTCCCCTCACTCAAGGCGGACTGGTCCGACCTGTTGTGGATCCTTGCAGTACTCACCATGACCGTCGGTAACCTGATTGCTCTCAATCAGGACAATATCAAAAGGATGCTCGCCTACTCGTCCATTGCCCATGCCGGCTATGCGCTCGTCGGTTTCACCGCCGGAAACGCAGAAGGATCCGCTGGCATTATGTTCTACATGCTGTCTTATGCATTCATGAACATCGGAGCCTTCGCCATTATCATCCTTGTGGGCAAGAAGGGCGAGGAAAACAACAATGTCGCGGACTATGCCGGATTTGCCACAAAACATCCGGTTCTGGCGCTGGCCATGTCGATCTTTCTGTTTTCCCTGGCGGGCATGCCCCCCACGGCAGGATTCATCGGCAAGTTTTATCTCTTCTCGGGAGCCATCAAGGCCGGATACATCTGGCTCGCCATTATTGGCGTACTGAACAGCGCCGCGTCCGTCTACTACTACCTCAGGGTGATGGTCTACATGTACATGAAGAATCCGACCGAGGAGTTCGATTGGATGACCCTTTCCCCTGCCGTTATGCTCTGCATACTGATTGCTGTGGTGGGTGTCCTCGTTCCTGGTGTGGTTCCTTCGTATCTTCTAGAGCTCGCCCAAAAAGCTGTCTTGCTTTAG
- a CDS encoding NADH dehydrogenase — protein sequence MSQFPLISVMTFLPLLGVVLLFFVPKQSHSVHRMLALLVSLVTFVVSIPLVTGFQSNADFQFVEKMPWIAAGPFQMNYHVAIDGISLWLVILTTFIMPIAILSTWTAVEEKVKEYMICLLLLEVGMLGAFVSLDLFLFYIFWEVMLIPMYFIIGIWGGKNKIYAAVKFFIYTMVGSLLMLVALVTLYFKAGAGDFNVLRFYEATLDPATQVWMFLAFALAFAIKVPMFPLHTWLPDAHTEAPTAGSVILAAVLLKMGTYGFVRFAIPLFPDATDKFTPLIATLSVIGIVYAALVAMVQEDVKKLVAYSSVAHLGYVMLGVFALNLQGLSGGMLQMLNHGVSTGALFLIVGFIYERRHTRLITDFGGLAKQMPVFATIFMIVTLSSIGLPGTNGFVGEFLVLLGAFESELRWYAVIGTSGVILAAVYMLWMFQRVMFGELSNPKNQTLCDLNAREVGIMLPLLVLIFVMGVYPTPFIEKMSPSLEKLVVHVKTKQQGAVAQAMPAPAAPQAMPAAVVPAEHK from the coding sequence ATGAGCCAGTTTCCGTTAATCAGCGTGATGACCTTTCTTCCACTTCTGGGGGTCGTACTGCTCTTCTTCGTTCCCAAGCAGAGCCACTCGGTGCACAGGATGCTTGCCTTGCTGGTTTCTCTGGTAACCTTTGTCGTGTCGATACCTCTGGTTACTGGTTTCCAGAGTAACGCCGACTTTCAGTTCGTGGAGAAAATGCCGTGGATAGCAGCGGGTCCGTTCCAGATGAACTATCACGTTGCAATCGATGGTATCAGTCTCTGGCTCGTAATCCTTACGACGTTTATCATGCCGATCGCCATCCTTTCAACGTGGACTGCGGTGGAAGAGAAGGTCAAGGAGTATATGATCTGTCTCTTGCTGCTTGAAGTGGGGATGCTTGGAGCCTTTGTATCGCTCGATCTCTTCCTGTTCTACATCTTCTGGGAAGTGATGCTGATTCCGATGTACTTCATCATCGGCATCTGGGGCGGTAAAAACAAAATTTATGCTGCGGTCAAGTTCTTCATCTACACAATGGTTGGCTCTCTGCTCATGCTGGTCGCTCTGGTCACGCTCTATTTCAAGGCAGGGGCTGGCGATTTCAATGTACTCAGATTTTATGAAGCAACTCTGGATCCGGCAACACAGGTCTGGATGTTCTTGGCCTTTGCCCTTGCATTTGCCATTAAAGTTCCCATGTTCCCTCTTCACACGTGGCTTCCGGATGCTCACACCGAAGCTCCGACGGCCGGCTCGGTTATTCTGGCCGCAGTGCTCCTGAAGATGGGAACGTACGGTTTCGTTCGCTTCGCAATACCGCTTTTCCCCGATGCAACCGATAAATTCACTCCTCTCATTGCCACGCTTTCGGTCATTGGCATCGTATACGCCGCCCTCGTCGCAATGGTTCAAGAAGACGTCAAGAAACTTGTGGCATACTCATCCGTTGCTCACTTGGGCTACGTTATGCTGGGAGTGTTCGCACTGAATCTGCAGGGGCTCTCCGGTGGAATGCTGCAAATGCTCAACCACGGGGTTTCTACTGGAGCACTGTTCCTTATCGTCGGTTTTATTTATGAGCGCCGCCATACTCGACTGATTACGGATTTCGGGGGACTCGCCAAGCAAATGCCCGTGTTCGCGACGATATTCATGATCGTCACGCTCTCCTCGATAGGCCTTCCCGGTACGAACGGCTTCGTGGGCGAATTCCTTGTTCTCCTCGGTGCGTTTGAAAGTGAGTTGCGTTGGTATGCAGTGATCGGTACAAGCGGAGTCATCCTTGCTGCCGTCTACATGCTCTGGATGTTCCAGCGCGTTATGTTCGGCGAGCTGTCGAACCCCAAGAATCAGACCCTGTGTGACCTGAATGCGCGGGAAGTCGGGATCATGCTGCCGCTGCTCGTTCTGATCTTTGTGATGGGTGTTTATCCCACCCCCTTCATCGAGAAGATGAGTCCGTCGCTTGAAAAGCTCGTTGTTCATGTGAAGACTAAACAGCAAGGCGCTGTTGCGCAGGCCATGCCCGCACCTGCCGCGCCGCAGGCCATGCCTGCTGCTGTTGTGCCTGCAGAACATAAGTAA
- a CDS encoding cytochrome C, with protein sequence MWKKRLAVLAVAAGAAVVLSIPVLSTAAKGKPAATGAKGDGREACYGCHEEVKALKEGSKHARLSCESCHDNLKEHLANYENKPGTNLEPAKCGSCHKNEYDSFFTVNYEAQPRKEKGIPTGRSPMQDKLLAGHGFTFEHNEPRGHAFMVVDQFIVDRFQGGRFQYKKGAWGMDATGKTWDILTDTGAKLPETAMAGNPTCIQCKTSDHILTWKFMGDKDPKAKWDRSSDIVAVAKDTQNPVGCIHCHDPHGTQPRVVRDGLIQAIEKDPSGNIFAKDGKTDLKVVSFRDGFRKIGVMEKTDSRLMCAQCHVEYNCNAGFQWSDGQKVGYDDQRTNHFPLKNAKDLLAHYKKLDFYDFKHAITGARLVKLQHPEAETYAGSVHDRAGVGCADCHMPRMKGKDGKTFKSHGVIRPAHHVKEACLGCHPKSTVEQKSYQIEGTRNYIRGKMRKAEYWLGQLIDTYAAAKRMGIGEDVLAKAREKHEEAHVLWEYWTAENSDGFHNPELARDSLTSSIAASKAGVKLLNDAMEPKK encoded by the coding sequence ATGTGGAAGAAACGACTGGCTGTACTGGCGGTTGCCGCGGGAGCGGCCGTTGTCCTGTCGATCCCGGTGCTCTCCACGGCGGCAAAGGGCAAACCTGCCGCCACGGGTGCCAAAGGAGACGGACGGGAGGCATGCTACGGCTGTCACGAGGAGGTCAAGGCTCTCAAGGAAGGATCAAAGCACGCCCGCCTTTCCTGCGAGTCCTGCCACGACAACCTCAAGGAGCACCTGGCCAACTATGAGAACAAGCCGGGTACCAACCTGGAACCGGCCAAGTGCGGCTCGTGCCACAAAAACGAATACGACAGCTTCTTCACAGTCAATTACGAGGCCCAGCCCCGCAAGGAAAAGGGGATTCCCACCGGTCGCTCTCCCATGCAGGACAAACTCCTGGCGGGCCACGGTTTCACCTTCGAGCACAACGAGCCCCGGGGGCACGCCTTCATGGTGGTGGACCAGTTCATCGTCGACCGCTTCCAGGGAGGACGCTTCCAGTACAAGAAAGGCGCCTGGGGCATGGATGCCACCGGCAAGACGTGGGATATCCTGACCGACACCGGCGCAAAGCTCCCGGAAACCGCCATGGCCGGAAACCCCACCTGCATTCAGTGCAAGACATCCGATCACATCCTCACCTGGAAGTTCATGGGTGACAAGGATCCCAAGGCCAAGTGGGACCGGAGCTCCGACATCGTTGCCGTGGCCAAGGACACCCAGAATCCGGTGGGATGCATCCACTGCCACGATCCCCACGGCACGCAGCCCCGTGTGGTGCGTGACGGTCTGATCCAGGCCATTGAAAAGGATCCGTCCGGCAACATTTTTGCCAAGGACGGCAAGACCGACCTCAAGGTCGTTTCATTCCGCGACGGCTTCCGCAAGATCGGCGTCATGGAGAAGACCGATTCGCGCCTCATGTGCGCCCAGTGCCATGTCGAGTACAACTGTAACGCGGGCTTCCAATGGTCCGATGGCCAGAAGGTGGGTTACGACGACCAGCGCACCAACCACTTTCCACTCAAGAACGCAAAGGACCTCCTCGCACACTACAAGAAGCTCGATTTCTACGATTTCAAGCACGCGATCACAGGGGCACGCCTCGTGAAACTGCAGCACCCGGAAGCCGAAACCTATGCGGGCAGCGTTCATGACCGGGCCGGCGTCGGCTGTGCCGACTGCCACATGCCGCGCATGAAGGGCAAGGACGGCAAGACGTTTAAATCCCACGGTGTGATTCGTCCTGCCCACCATGTGAAAGAAGCCTGCCTCGGCTGCCATCCCAAGAGCACCGTGGAGCAGAAGTCCTACCAGATCGAAGGAACCCGTAACTACATCCGCGGCAAGATGCGCAAGGCTGAATACTGGCTCGGTCAATTGATCGACACCTACGCCGCTGCAAAGCGGATGGGAATCGGCGAAGATGTCCTTGCGAAAGCGCGGGAGAAGCATGAGGAAGCCCATGTACTGTGGGAATACTGGACTGCTGAAAACAGTGATGGTTTCCATAATCCCGAACTGGCCCGCGACAGCCTGACCTCCTCCATTGCGGCATCCAAGGCAGGGGTGAAGCTCCTGAACGATGCCATGGAACCCAAGAAGTAA
- a CDS encoding 2-Cys peroxiredoxin: protein MEERSGIITFKGNPMTLLGPQLKVGDQAPEFNVVDTSLAAKSLKDYAGAIKIISSVPSLDTPVCDAETRRFNQEAASLPANVVVLTISLDLPFAQKRWCGAAGIDRVVTLSDYRDRSFGLAYGVLIKELMLLSRSVFVVDGGGVVRYLQHVPEVTSEPDYAAVIAAVRAIL, encoded by the coding sequence ATGGAGGAACGATCAGGCATAATCACATTCAAGGGCAATCCCATGACATTGTTGGGGCCCCAGCTCAAGGTCGGGGATCAGGCGCCGGAGTTCAACGTGGTAGATACGTCACTCGCGGCGAAGTCCCTCAAAGATTACGCCGGGGCTATCAAAATCATCAGTAGCGTGCCTTCGCTCGATACGCCGGTCTGTGATGCGGAGACGCGGCGTTTCAACCAGGAGGCTGCATCGTTGCCGGCCAATGTCGTGGTCCTTACCATCAGCCTTGATTTGCCGTTTGCTCAGAAGCGCTGGTGTGGTGCCGCGGGCATTGACCGCGTGGTTACCCTTTCCGATTACCGGGACCGCTCGTTCGGGCTCGCCTACGGGGTACTTATCAAAGAGTTGATGCTCTTGTCCCGCTCGGTGTTCGTGGTGGATGGCGGCGGGGTTGTCCGTTACCTTCAGCATGTGCCGGAGGTCACCTCCGAGCCTGACTACGCAGCGGTCATCGCCGCAGTGCGTGCCATACTCTGA
- a CDS encoding peptidylprolyl isomerase: MTSRTLLVGAFLVALAAGGSRAEEINPVVGKAGEFTLREADLDRLIDALPAEAQQQLRKNPEQRAFLAREILQTRAVAMIARKEGFDRKPEVRERLGYFVDDFLAREYLTKVVIAGVKVSDAELRAYYQEHAKDFVMPEQAMVRHIFIGIADAADSQAKAAARTRAEGVLERLNKGEDFAAVAAEASEDAESAKEGGLLGAITPGQTNSEEFEKAVFALKAGEVSGLVESPFGYHIVKVDERKEKRALPFDEVKETLRTRLQDEAEQNRLREFIAGAAKQAGVELPVTGEKQPGGEK, translated from the coding sequence ATGACTTCAAGGACGTTACTGGTGGGCGCGTTCCTCGTTGCCTTGGCTGCAGGGGGGTCCCGGGCGGAGGAAATCAACCCCGTGGTGGGGAAGGCGGGCGAGTTCACCCTGCGGGAGGCGGACCTGGACCGGCTCATCGATGCCCTGCCGGCCGAAGCGCAGCAGCAACTCCGAAAAAATCCGGAGCAACGGGCGTTTCTGGCCAGGGAAATCCTGCAGACCCGGGCTGTTGCCATGATAGCCAGGAAAGAGGGCTTCGACCGCAAGCCCGAGGTGAGGGAACGGCTCGGCTACTTTGTGGACGATTTCCTGGCCCGCGAATACCTGACCAAGGTCGTCATTGCAGGCGTGAAGGTGTCCGATGCAGAACTGCGAGCCTACTACCAGGAGCATGCCAAGGACTTTGTCATGCCTGAGCAGGCCATGGTCCGGCACATCTTCATCGGAATCGCCGACGCTGCCGACAGCCAGGCCAAGGCGGCGGCCAGAACAAGGGCTGAAGGGGTACTCGAACGGCTGAACAAGGGAGAAGACTTTGCCGCCGTGGCCGCGGAGGCATCCGAGGACGCCGAGTCGGCAAAAGAAGGGGGCCTGCTCGGCGCCATCACTCCCGGACAAACCAATTCCGAGGAATTCGAGAAGGCGGTGTTCGCCCTCAAGGCCGGCGAGGTGAGCGGCCTGGTTGAGAGCCCCTTCGGCTATCACATCGTCAAGGTGGATGAACGGAAGGAGAAAAGGGCCCTCCCCTTCGACGAGGTAAAGGAAACCCTGCGCACCAGGCTGCAGGATGAGGCTGAGCAGAACAGGCTGCGGGAATTCATTGCCGGGGCTGCTAAACAGGCGGGAGTGGAACTGCCCGTAACCGGGGAGAAACAGCCAGGCGGGGAGAAGTAG